From one Streptomyces sp. NBC_01478 genomic stretch:
- a CDS encoding ATP-binding protein yields the protein MSLPLTRRIARAALLVAAGAAAGVGAAGSASAAPSLPATPNLGALTALDGASVGNTVDGASQNVTGAAGKSGGQTLEKAVPAAGKTGGKVAKTVAPAAQHVAGDTAGQAGGLLGDTAKTATAGGGLPTDAVTKGGLPTAQELPLKGLPLG from the coding sequence ATGTCCCTCCCCCTGACCCGCCGGATCGCCCGTGCCGCGCTGCTCGTCGCAGCGGGAGCGGCAGCCGGGGTCGGTGCGGCCGGCTCCGCCAGTGCGGCCCCCTCCCTGCCGGCCACCCCGAACCTGGGCGCGCTGACCGCCCTGGACGGGGCGAGCGTCGGCAACACGGTCGACGGTGCGAGCCAGAACGTCACGGGGGCCGCCGGCAAGTCCGGTGGCCAGACGCTGGAGAAGGCGGTGCCGGCCGCTGGCAAGACCGGTGGGAAGGTTGCCAAGACGGTGGCTCCGGCCGCGCAGCATGTCGCCGGGGACACGGCCGGCCAGGCCGGAGGTCTGCTCGGTGACACCGCCAAGACCGCCACGGCGGGTGGCGGGCTGCCGACGGACGCGGTCACCAAGGGTGGCTTGCCCACGGCTCAGGAGCTGCCGTTGAAGGGGTTGCCGCTCGGCTAA
- a CDS encoding heavy metal transporter yields the protein MLQSPTPKKRRRGRLFRFASAFVVLLAVAGYLVVQYVTGGRGGPGCKVVSGKDDGQEYEFSQEQTMNAATIAAVGTGRGMPARAVTIALATALQESQLVNIQHGDLDSLGLFQQRPSQGWGTKKEILDPTYAAGVFYEHLAKVDDYRKLPLTVAAQRVQRSGYPEAYAKHEPEATLLSAALTGQAAATLTCQGLPDTTRAAVGPDAVRAALVRDFGRTVLKETGAEVTAGSTSGGKSKAESKSTPAPSASATGGSSTVTLPVKSGSTRTGWQLAHWAVANSSELHIERVSYAGREWAAGSADDPWHSTDTKASGGVSIVTERQVGQ from the coding sequence ATGCTGCAGTCCCCCACCCCCAAGAAGCGTCGACGCGGCCGCCTCTTCCGATTCGCCTCGGCCTTCGTGGTGCTGCTCGCGGTCGCGGGCTATCTGGTCGTCCAGTACGTCACCGGCGGCCGGGGGGGTCCCGGCTGCAAGGTGGTCTCCGGCAAGGACGACGGCCAGGAGTACGAGTTCTCGCAGGAGCAGACGATGAACGCGGCGACGATCGCCGCCGTCGGCACCGGGCGCGGGATGCCGGCGCGGGCCGTCACGATCGCGCTCGCGACCGCCCTCCAGGAGTCGCAGCTCGTCAACATCCAGCACGGCGACCTGGATTCGCTCGGCCTGTTCCAGCAGCGGCCCTCGCAGGGCTGGGGCACCAAGAAGGAGATCCTGGACCCGACGTACGCGGCGGGCGTCTTCTACGAGCACCTGGCCAAGGTGGACGACTACCGGAAGCTCCCCCTCACCGTCGCCGCGCAGCGCGTGCAGCGCAGCGGTTACCCGGAGGCGTACGCCAAGCACGAGCCCGAGGCCACGCTGCTGTCCGCCGCCCTCACGGGGCAGGCGGCCGCCACGCTGACCTGCCAGGGCCTCCCGGACACCACGCGGGCGGCCGTCGGTCCGGACGCCGTACGGGCCGCGCTGGTACGGGACTTCGGGCGCACGGTGCTGAAGGAGACGGGCGCGGAGGTGACCGCGGGCTCGACGTCCGGGGGCAAGAGCAAGGCCGAGTCCAAGTCCACGCCGGCTCCCAGCGCGAGTGCGACGGGCGGGAGCAGCACGGTGACCCTGCCGGTGAAGTCCGGCAGCACTCGGACCGGCTGGCAGCTCGCGCACTGGGCGGTGGCCAACTCCTCGGAGCTGCACATCGAGCGCGTGTCGTACGCCGGCCGCGAGTGGGCCGCCGGCAGCGCGGACGACCCGTGGCACTCGACCGACACGAAGGCGTCCGGCGGGGTCAGCATCGTGACCGAGCGGCAGGTCGGGCAGTAG
- the dapE gene encoding succinyl-diaminopimelate desuccinylase, with amino-acid sequence MADTPLDLTLDAARLTAQLVDFPSESGSEKPLADAIETALRALPHLRVDRYGNNVVARTSLGRTERVVLAGHIDTVPIADNVPSRLDGNGVLWGCGTCDMKSGVAVQLRIAATVLAPNRDLTFVFYDNEEVAAHLNGLKHVSEAHPEWLEGDFAVLLEPTDGQVEGGCQGTLRVFLKFKGERAHSARAWMGSNAIHAASRALAKLAAYEPRTPVVDGLQFHEGLNAVRVEGGVATNVIPDACTLVVNFRYAPDRSEEEAEAFVRDYFADCGVDEFVVDDHTGGARPGLTHPAAAAFMAAVGGEARPKFGWTDVARFSALGVPAVNYGPGAQLLAHKVDERVEAALIPEAERRLRDWLTA; translated from the coding sequence ATGGCCGACACCCCGCTTGACCTCACGCTGGACGCCGCACGGCTCACCGCGCAGCTCGTCGACTTCCCCTCGGAGAGCGGCAGCGAGAAGCCCCTCGCGGACGCGATCGAGACCGCGCTGCGCGCCCTGCCGCACCTGAGGGTCGACCGGTACGGCAACAACGTCGTCGCGCGCACCAGCCTCGGACGCACCGAACGCGTCGTCCTGGCGGGCCACATCGACACGGTCCCGATCGCCGACAACGTCCCCTCACGGCTCGACGGGAACGGCGTCCTGTGGGGCTGCGGCACCTGCGACATGAAGTCCGGAGTGGCCGTCCAACTCCGCATCGCGGCAACGGTGTTGGCCCCCAACCGCGACCTGACCTTCGTCTTCTACGACAACGAGGAGGTCGCCGCCCACCTCAACGGCCTCAAGCACGTCTCGGAGGCTCATCCGGAGTGGCTGGAGGGCGACTTCGCGGTCCTCCTGGAGCCGACGGACGGGCAGGTCGAGGGCGGCTGCCAGGGCACGCTCAGGGTGTTCCTGAAGTTCAAGGGAGAACGAGCGCACTCCGCGCGCGCGTGGATGGGCTCCAACGCGATCCACGCGGCCTCGCGGGCGCTGGCCAAGCTCGCCGCGTACGAGCCCCGCACGCCCGTGGTGGACGGCCTTCAGTTCCACGAGGGCCTCAACGCGGTGCGCGTCGAGGGGGGAGTGGCCACGAACGTCATCCCCGACGCGTGCACCCTTGTTGTCAACTTCCGCTATGCGCCCGACCGCAGCGAGGAGGAGGCGGAGGCGTTCGTGCGGGACTACTTCGCCGACTGCGGGGTCGACGAGTTCGTCGTCGACGACCACACCGGAGGGGCCCGCCCCGGCCTGACCCACCCGGCCGCCGCCGCCTTCATGGCGGCCGTCGGCGGCGAGGCCCGCCCCAAGTTCGGCTGGACCGACGTGGCCCGCTTCAGCGCGCTCGGCGTGCCCGCCGTGAACTACGGCCCGGGTGCCCAACTCCTCGCCCACAAGGTGGACGAGAGGGTCGAGGCGGCTCTCATCCCCGAGGCGGAGCGGCGGCTGCGGGACTGGCTCACCGCCTGA
- a CDS encoding TIGR00730 family Rossman fold protein, producing the protein MATGNPEGKQQPPEEQRLGPVLRRRGQVTASTTDQRLLDAGGPSDWVHTDPWRVLRIQSEFIEGFGTLAELPPAISVFGSARTKPDSPEYEAGVRLGHALVEAGWAVITGGGPGAMEAANKGALEAKGISVGLGIELPFEQGLNAYVDIGLNFRYFFVRKMMFVKYAQGFVVLPGGLGTLDELFEALTLVQTQKVTRFPIVLFGSEYWGGLVDWLKNTLIAQGKASEKDLLLFHVTDDVDEAVALVSKEAGR; encoded by the coding sequence ATGGCTACAGGCAACCCCGAGGGCAAGCAGCAGCCACCGGAGGAGCAGCGCCTGGGACCGGTCCTCCGGCGGCGCGGCCAGGTGACCGCGAGCACGACCGACCAGCGCCTCCTGGACGCGGGCGGCCCCTCGGACTGGGTCCACACCGACCCGTGGCGCGTTCTGCGCATCCAGTCGGAGTTCATCGAGGGCTTCGGCACGCTGGCCGAACTGCCGCCCGCGATCAGCGTGTTCGGCTCGGCCCGCACCAAGCCGGACTCACCGGAGTACGAGGCGGGCGTACGGCTCGGACACGCCCTCGTGGAGGCCGGGTGGGCCGTGATCACCGGCGGCGGCCCCGGCGCCATGGAGGCGGCCAACAAGGGCGCTCTGGAGGCCAAGGGCATCTCCGTCGGCCTCGGCATCGAGCTGCCCTTCGAACAGGGGCTCAACGCCTACGTCGACATCGGGCTGAACTTCCGTTACTTCTTCGTCCGCAAGATGATGTTCGTCAAGTACGCCCAGGGCTTCGTGGTCCTCCCCGGCGGCCTCGGCACCCTCGACGAACTCTTCGAGGCGCTCACCCTGGTGCAGACCCAGAAGGTCACACGCTTCCCGATCGTCCTCTTCGGGAGCGAGTACTGGGGCGGCCTCGTCGACTGGCTGAAGAACACGCTGATCGCCCAGGGCAAGGCGTCGGAGAAGGACCTGCTGCTGTTCCACGTGACGGACGACGTGGACGAGGCGGTAGCCCTCGTCTCGAAGGAAGCGGGACGTTAG
- the folP gene encoding dihydropteroate synthase, producing MLRLGRREFDAHEPVIMAIVNRTPDSFYDQGATFRDEPALARVEQAVAEGAAIIDIGGVKAGPGEEVTADEEARRTVGFVAEVRRRFPDVIISVDTWRHEVGEAVCEVGADLLNDAWGGVDPRLAEVAARYGVGLVCTHAGGAEPRTRPHRVAFDDVMADILRVTLGLAERAVSLGVPRESVLIDPGHDFGKNTRHSLEATRRLGEMVDTGWPVLVSLSNKDFVGETLDKPVKERVVGTLATTAVSAWLGAQVYRVHEVAETRQVLDMVASIAGHRPPAVGRRGLA from the coding sequence ATGCTCAGGCTGGGCAGGCGTGAATTCGACGCGCACGAGCCGGTGATCATGGCGATCGTGAACCGGACCCCGGACTCCTTCTACGACCAAGGGGCCACGTTCCGCGACGAGCCCGCCCTCGCGCGCGTGGAGCAGGCGGTGGCCGAGGGCGCCGCCATCATCGACATCGGCGGCGTCAAGGCCGGCCCCGGCGAGGAAGTGACCGCCGACGAAGAGGCGCGGCGCACGGTCGGCTTCGTGGCCGAGGTGCGGCGGCGCTTCCCGGACGTGATCATCAGCGTCGACACCTGGCGGCACGAGGTCGGCGAGGCCGTCTGCGAGGTCGGCGCGGATCTCCTGAACGACGCGTGGGGCGGCGTCGATCCCCGGCTCGCGGAGGTCGCCGCGCGGTACGGCGTGGGGCTGGTGTGCACGCACGCGGGCGGTGCGGAGCCGCGTACACGGCCGCACCGGGTGGCGTTCGACGACGTCATGGCCGACATCCTGCGCGTGACCCTGGGTCTCGCCGAGCGGGCCGTTTCACTGGGGGTGCCCAGGGAGTCGGTGCTGATCGATCCCGGGCACGACTTCGGGAAGAACACCCGGCACAGTCTGGAGGCCACGCGGCGGCTCGGCGAGATGGTCGACACGGGGTGGCCGGTGCTGGTCTCGCTGTCCAACAAGGACTTCGTGGGCGAGACCCTCGACAAGCCGGTCAAGGAGCGGGTTGTCGGGACGCTCGCGACCACTGCCGTGTCGGCGTGGCTGGGGGCGCAGGTGTACCGGGTGCACGAGGTCGCGGAGACGCGGCAGGTGCTGGACATGGTGGCGTCGATTGCCGGGCATCGGCCTCCGGCGGTGGGCAGGCGGGGGCTGGCGTAA
- a CDS encoding DivIVA domain-containing protein, which produces MFMFLFLVVALAVVVGAVTLSVIGGGDSAPLPDAAPERLDDPLPEDRPVDHADIETLRFPLAARGYRMAEVDDALSRIAAELAERDARIADLESALAGAQATAHVSMRKPAEGDQQ; this is translated from the coding sequence ATGTTCATGTTCCTGTTCCTGGTCGTCGCGCTCGCCGTCGTGGTCGGCGCCGTGACGCTCTCGGTGATCGGCGGCGGCGACAGCGCTCCGCTGCCCGACGCCGCGCCCGAGCGCCTCGACGACCCGCTGCCGGAGGACCGGCCGGTCGACCACGCCGACATCGAGACCCTCCGCTTCCCGCTCGCCGCGCGGGGCTACCGCATGGCCGAGGTGGACGACGCGCTGAGCCGTATCGCCGCCGAACTCGCCGAGCGCGACGCCCGGATCGCCGACCTGGAGTCCGCACTGGCGGGCGCGCAGGCCACCGCCCACGTCTCCATGCGGAAGCCGGCCGAAGGCGACCAGCAGTGA
- a CDS encoding DNA-3-methyladenine glycosylase I, whose amino-acid sequence MSDGAAVPGPDGALRCPWGLSTEDYVAYHDEEWGRPVHGDDALYERLSLEAFQSGLSWITILRRREGFRAAFDGFRIAKVAAFTDTDRERLLLDAGIIRNRLKIDATIANARVLADWAPGELDEFIWSHAPAPGPAPKALGDVPAVTDESTALSKALKKRGLKFVGPTTAYALMQACGLVNDHLEACVARSAP is encoded by the coding sequence GTGAGCGACGGCGCGGCCGTCCCCGGTCCGGACGGCGCCCTGCGCTGCCCCTGGGGACTGTCCACGGAGGACTACGTCGCGTACCACGACGAGGAGTGGGGCCGCCCGGTCCACGGCGACGACGCCCTCTACGAGCGGCTCAGCCTGGAGGCCTTCCAGTCGGGTCTCTCCTGGATCACGATCCTGCGCCGCCGCGAGGGCTTCCGGGCCGCGTTCGACGGCTTCCGCATCGCCAAGGTCGCCGCTTTCACGGACACCGACCGCGAACGCCTGCTCCTCGACGCGGGCATCATCCGCAACCGCCTCAAGATCGACGCGACGATCGCCAACGCGCGCGTGCTGGCCGACTGGGCACCGGGCGAACTCGACGAGTTCATCTGGTCCCACGCCCCCGCGCCGGGCCCGGCCCCGAAGGCACTCGGGGACGTCCCGGCGGTCACGGACGAGTCGACGGCCCTGTCGAAGGCCCTCAAGAAGCGGGGCCTGAAATTCGTGGGCCCGACGACGGCGTATGCCTTGATGCAGGCGTGCGGACTGGTCAACGACCACTTGGAAGCATGCGTGGCGAGAAGCGCCCCGTAA
- a CDS encoding enoyl-CoA hydratase/isomerase family protein, with amino-acid sequence MADTVLYEVSDGLATITLNRPEAMNALNIATKVALRDAVQAAADDDAVRAVLLTAAGERAFCVGQDLKEHITLLESDRKAGTGATMTTVKEHYNPIVRALAGMAKPVVAGVNGVAAGAGFGLALAADYRVVADTAGFNTSFAGVALTADSGISWTLPRVVGPGRASDLLLFPRTIKAQEAYDLGIANRLVPVGELHAEAEKVARLLADGPTVAYAALKESVAYGLSHTLEETLEKEDELQARAGASEDHAIAVEAFVNKETPKYLGR; translated from the coding sequence ATGGCCGACACCGTGCTCTACGAGGTGAGCGACGGACTCGCGACGATCACGCTGAACCGCCCCGAGGCGATGAACGCGCTGAACATCGCGACCAAGGTCGCCCTCCGGGACGCGGTACAGGCCGCGGCGGACGACGACGCCGTACGGGCCGTGCTGCTGACCGCGGCCGGGGAGCGGGCGTTCTGCGTGGGCCAGGACCTCAAGGAGCACATCACGCTGCTGGAGTCCGACCGCAAGGCCGGGACCGGGGCCACCATGACCACGGTCAAGGAGCACTACAACCCCATCGTGCGGGCGCTGGCCGGGATGGCGAAGCCCGTGGTCGCCGGGGTCAACGGGGTGGCGGCGGGCGCCGGTTTCGGGCTCGCGCTGGCGGCGGACTACCGGGTCGTCGCGGACACGGCAGGCTTCAACACGTCCTTCGCGGGCGTGGCCCTGACCGCGGACTCCGGCATTTCCTGGACGCTGCCCCGTGTCGTCGGACCGGGCCGCGCCTCCGACCTGCTGCTGTTCCCGCGCACGATCAAGGCGCAGGAGGCGTACGACCTGGGGATCGCCAACCGTCTCGTCCCTGTGGGTGAGCTGCACGCCGAGGCCGAGAAGGTGGCCAGGCTGCTGGCCGACGGGCCGACGGTGGCGTACGCCGCGCTCAAGGAGTCGGTGGCGTACGGCCTCTCGCACACCCTGGAGGAGACGCTGGAGAAAGAAGACGAACTCCAGGCTCGGGCGGGCGCGTCGGAGGACCATGCGATCGCTGTCGAGGCCTTCGTCAACAAGGAGACGCCGAAGTATTTGGGCCGCTGA
- a CDS encoding DUF3117 domain-containing protein encodes MAAMKPRTGDGPLEVTKEGRGIVMRVPLEGGGRLVVELTPDEADALGDALKKVVG; translated from the coding sequence ATGGCGGCCATGAAGCCGCGGACGGGCGATGGCCCGCTCGAGGTGACCAAGGAGGGGCGGGGCATCGTCATGCGCGTTCCGCTCGAAGGCGGCGGTCGGCTCGTCGTCGAGCTGACCCCTGACGAGGCCGACGCCCTGGGCGACGCCCTCAAGAAGGTCGTCGGCTGA
- a CDS encoding O-methyltransferase, translated as MSRFPAPTDTVTPRQPRGQERVITGNRQTSWAFADAYVAEDEALRWARDRAREAGLRSVSPGTGAALRMLAATVDAKAVAEIGTGTGVSGMHLLYGMRPDGVLTTVDPEPDHQQFARQAFRACGFASNRARFIPGRALDVLPRLADAGYDLVFCDGDRLEFLDYLAESLRLLRTGGLVVFEGVFANGRTVDSSPQPTEVLRLRELLRAVRESPELVPSLLPVGDGLLCAVKR; from the coding sequence ATCAGCAGGTTCCCGGCACCAACGGATACAGTCACGCCCAGGCAACCACGGGGACAGGAGAGGGTCATTACCGGCAACCGGCAGACGAGCTGGGCGTTCGCCGACGCCTATGTCGCCGAGGACGAAGCACTGCGCTGGGCCCGTGACCGGGCCCGCGAGGCAGGGCTGCGCTCGGTGTCGCCCGGCACGGGCGCCGCGCTGCGGATGCTCGCCGCCACCGTGGACGCGAAGGCGGTGGCGGAGATCGGCACCGGGACCGGCGTCTCCGGAATGCATCTTCTGTACGGCATGCGGCCGGACGGGGTACTGACCACCGTCGACCCGGAGCCGGACCACCAGCAGTTCGCCCGTCAGGCCTTCCGCGCCTGCGGCTTCGCCAGCAACCGGGCCCGCTTCATCCCGGGCCGCGCCCTGGACGTCCTGCCCCGGCTCGCGGACGCCGGCTACGACCTGGTGTTCTGCGACGGCGACCGGCTGGAGTTCCTGGACTATCTCGCTGAATCGTTGCGCCTGCTGCGTACGGGTGGCCTGGTGGTCTTCGAGGGCGTCTTCGCCAACGGCCGCACCGTCGACTCGAGCCCCCAGCCCACCGAAGTCCTACGGCTGCGCGAGCTGCTCCGCGCCGTACGCGAGAGCCCGGAGCTGGTGCCGTCGCTGCTCCCGGTGGGCGACGGCCTGCTGTGCGCCGTCAAGCGCTAG
- the sigE gene encoding RNA polymerase sigma factor SigE — MLRRFLGSAGRPKSVNDTAADHSHAADHAQTATFSTDADGQAWTPPTWEEIVSTHSGRVYRLAYRLTGNQHDAEDLTQEVFVRVFRSLSTYTPGTFEGWLHRITTNLFLDMVRRKQRIRFDALGEDAAERLPSREPSPQQVFNDAHFDADVQQALDTLAPEFRAAVVLCDIEGLSYEEIAATLGVKLGTVRSRIHRGRSQLRKALAHRSPEARAERRSFVARVPALGGGGATA, encoded by the coding sequence GTGCTTCGGCGCTTTCTCGGATCGGCGGGCAGGCCGAAATCCGTGAACGACACCGCTGCTGACCACAGCCACGCCGCTGACCATGCCCAGACCGCGACCTTCTCCACCGACGCGGACGGGCAGGCGTGGACTCCGCCCACCTGGGAGGAGATCGTCAGCACCCACAGCGGCCGTGTGTACCGGCTCGCGTACCGCCTGACGGGGAACCAGCACGACGCCGAGGACCTCACACAGGAGGTCTTCGTCCGGGTCTTCCGTTCCTTGTCGACGTACACGCCCGGCACCTTCGAGGGCTGGCTGCACCGCATCACCACCAACCTCTTCCTGGACATGGTCCGCCGCAAGCAGCGCATCCGTTTCGACGCGCTGGGGGAGGACGCGGCCGAGCGCCTGCCCAGCCGCGAGCCGTCACCCCAGCAGGTCTTCAACGACGCGCACTTCGACGCGGACGTCCAACAGGCCCTGGACACCCTCGCCCCGGAGTTCCGGGCGGCGGTCGTCCTGTGCGACATCGAGGGCCTCTCCTACGAGGAGATCGCCGCGACCCTGGGCGTCAAGCTCGGCACGGTCCGCTCCCGGATCCACCGAGGCCGCTCCCAGCTCCGCAAGGCCCTCGCGCACCGCTCGCCGGAAGCACGGGCCGAGCGCCGTTCCTTCGTGGCGCGTGTGCCCGCGCTGGGGGGAGGGGGCGCGACCGCGTGA
- a CDS encoding anti-sigma factor family protein, translating to MSGSRPTPAEQHLGDRLSALVDGELGHESRERVLAHLATCTKCKAEADAQRRLKNVFAEMAPPPPSESFLARLQGLPGGGGDPDGEEPPGGALFAAGIGVFGVKRDGPLDAFEFGYVPAGPHAATALTPSAPSRSAREGFRIHDVSRHDADRSASRGMRFAFVAAGAVSLAAIALGGVATVAPGDAAAEVRGGTGVTPARTQGTGAAAATDAGRRRGVGPLLAQGTSQRSMLGDTAVQPTSVSAPLLPGVPSPAVVQGDEVLHTLTAPVMAGAAVMSPLIRPIDATPPIALTSWSTAPEVMAPGLLRAPAPDTTSSPSPTPTSPSHPLH from the coding sequence GTGAGTGGATCACGTCCTACGCCTGCGGAGCAGCACCTGGGAGACCGACTTTCCGCCCTGGTGGACGGGGAGCTCGGTCATGAGTCGCGCGAGCGTGTACTGGCGCATCTGGCCACCTGCACGAAGTGCAAGGCCGAGGCCGACGCACAGCGCCGACTGAAGAACGTGTTCGCGGAAATGGCCCCGCCGCCCCCCTCCGAGAGCTTCCTGGCCCGTCTGCAGGGGCTTCCCGGTGGAGGCGGCGACCCGGACGGCGAGGAGCCGCCCGGCGGGGCACTGTTCGCCGCCGGGATCGGTGTCTTCGGCGTCAAAAGAGACGGCCCGCTCGACGCGTTCGAGTTCGGCTACGTCCCCGCGGGCCCGCACGCGGCCACGGCCCTGACCCCGTCCGCCCCTTCCCGGTCCGCCCGCGAGGGCTTCCGTATCCATGACGTCAGCCGGCACGACGCCGACCGCTCCGCCTCGCGCGGGATGCGGTTCGCGTTCGTCGCCGCCGGGGCAGTGTCCCTGGCCGCGATCGCGCTGGGCGGGGTGGCCACGGTCGCGCCGGGCGACGCAGCCGCGGAGGTGCGGGGCGGTACGGGCGTGACACCGGCGCGTACGCAGGGCACGGGCGCGGCGGCGGCCACCGACGCGGGGCGTCGCCGTGGCGTCGGACCCCTGCTCGCCCAGGGGACGAGCCAGCGGTCGATGCTCGGCGACACCGCGGTCCAGCCGACCTCCGTCTCCGCGCCGCTGCTGCCCGGAGTGCCCTCGCCCGCGGTCGTCCAGGGCGACGAGGTCCTGCACACGCTGACCGCGCCGGTGATGGCCGGAGCGGCGGTCATGTCCCCGCTGATACGCCCGATCGACGCGACCCCGCCGATCGCCCTCACGTCGTGGTCCACGGCCCCCGAGGTCATGGCCCCCGGCCTGCTCCGCGCACCGGCCCCCGACACCACCTCGTCCCCCTCTCCCACCCCGACCTCCCCCTCCCACCCGCTCCACTGA
- a CDS encoding S1C family serine protease, with translation MNEGTPEQGPARTNNGDAGDAGATDGDFALRPPSALREAGAETGRLAGGAPTGRVVAGVDGDVEPTPPAPEPPTAQGAILPPPEQPKPLHDPDLYSTPPYGGPGPWAPAPPIPHPAGASTPGTAPQAPTAAPGAAAPPVSDTPPTPPINPWARYDPWASPAPLQQTGTPTLTPEQRRTRARKLLAASAVALALLSGVIGGVVGARLERGSEGGDVVLPQAGAEDGGRAPGSVAGIAARALPSVVTLHVTGDEESGTGTGIVLDTRGHILTNNHVVQPAGGDGSISVSFSGGQTVRAKVVGHDTGYDLAVVQVSGVRGLKPMPLGNSDNVRVGDPVVAIGAPFGLDNTVTSGIISAKERPITAGGEASDGSDVSYVDALQTDAPINPGNSGGPLLDARGRLVGVNSAIRSADDGSGAEDGQAGSIGLGFAIPVNQAKRVAEELINTGRATHPVIGVTLDLDYTGDGARVATKGNDDGPAVTAGGPGAEAGLKAGDVITEVDGERVHSGDELIVRTRAHRPGDHLRLTLRRDGEDLTVSLVLGSSTGG, from the coding sequence ATGAACGAGGGGACGCCGGAACAGGGGCCCGCGAGGACGAACAACGGGGACGCCGGGGATGCCGGGGCCACCGATGGGGACTTTGCGCTACGGCCGCCGAGTGCGTTGCGGGAAGCCGGCGCCGAGACGGGTCGGCTTGCGGGCGGGGCTCCAACCGGCCGTGTGGTCGCGGGTGTTGACGGTGACGTCGAACCGACACCTCCCGCGCCCGAACCCCCGACCGCCCAGGGCGCGATCCTCCCGCCCCCTGAGCAACCCAAACCCCTGCACGACCCCGACCTCTACAGCACCCCGCCGTACGGCGGGCCCGGCCCCTGGGCGCCCGCACCGCCCATTCCGCATCCGGCGGGTGCCTCCACGCCCGGCACGGCCCCACAGGCCCCCACAGCAGCTCCTGGCGCTGCCGCACCGCCCGTCTCCGACACCCCACCCACCCCACCCATCAACCCCTGGGCCCGCTACGACCCCTGGGCATCCCCCGCCCCCCTCCAGCAGACCGGCACCCCCACCCTCACCCCCGAGCAGCGCCGCACCCGCGCCCGGAAACTCCTCGCCGCCTCGGCCGTCGCCCTCGCCCTCCTCAGCGGCGTTATCGGAGGCGTCGTAGGAGCGCGTCTGGAGCGGGGCAGTGAGGGTGGGGACGTCGTGTTGCCGCAGGCCGGGGCGGAGGACGGTGGGCGGGCGCCCGGCAGCGTCGCCGGGATCGCCGCCCGGGCCCTGCCCAGTGTGGTGACGCTGCATGTGACCGGGGACGAGGAGTCGGGGACCGGTACCGGGATCGTGCTGGACACCCGGGGGCACATCCTCACCAACAACCATGTCGTGCAGCCCGCCGGCGGTGACGGTTCGATATCCGTGAGTTTCAGTGGGGGACAGACCGTCAGGGCCAAGGTCGTCGGGCACGACACCGGGTACGACCTCGCCGTCGTGCAGGTGAGCGGGGTGCGCGGGCTCAAGCCGATGCCGCTCGGGAACTCCGACAACGTGCGGGTCGGTGACCCCGTCGTGGCGATCGGCGCGCCCTTCGGTCTCGACAACACCGTGACCTCCGGGATCATCAGCGCCAAGGAGCGGCCCATCACGGCCGGCGGTGAGGCGTCGGACGGGAGCGATGTGTCGTACGTCGACGCCCTGCAGACCGACGCGCCCATCAACCCCGGCAACTCCGGCGGGCCGTTGCTCGATGCGCGCGGGCGGCTCGTCGGGGTCAACTCGGCGATCCGGTCCGCCGACGACGGGTCCGGGGCGGAGGACGGACAGGCCGGGTCGATCGGGCTCGGGTTCGCCATTCCGGTCAACCAGGCCAAGCGGGTCGCCGAGGAACTGATCAACACCGGCAGGGCGACCCACCCGGTCATCGGCGTCACCCTCGACCTGGACTACACCGGAGACGGAGCCCGCGTCGCCACGAAGGGCAACGACGACGGCCCCGCCGTCACCGCGGGCGGACCCGGTGCCGAGGCCGGCCTCAAGGCGGGCGACGTCATCACCGAGGTCGACGGCGAGCGCGTCCACTCCGGCGACGAACTCATCGTCAGGACCCGCGCCCACCGCCCCGGCGACCACCTGCGCCTGACCCTCCGGCGGGACGGCGAAGACCTGACCGTGTCGCTCGTCCTGGGCTCCTCGACCGGTGGATGA